gataagaagaaaaaagtttattaatttttgggtGTCAGGAAAAcacatatttaaaaatgttcaaaataccaATTAGCTCCAGAGGTTTTACCCACAAAACTGTCGGGAACATTGTGACccttctgtgtggtgttcattgctgtcacgagaagttgAGCTTCGAGCTACCGGACTATTGGTTGCGAATAATGGAACGCCAATACGTTTATAGggtatagtgttctgttatgactttcaacgtctTTACCGAGgttgatctgaatcggtcgatagccagatatagctatcatataaaccgatatcacgattttgcttctttttcATCTGTAGGGTGCAATTTTGTTACTgtattggctcaaattttgcaagtagtgttttgaaaTGACTTCTAATTAGAGATTTGCGCGTGACTGATATATAAGTTGTCAAACATTTGAACCAAAAATCGAATTATCGacatttgcttttattttattatattattaattGTCTGTAAAATTTGAAATGTGCAAGAGGATGAACATAAGCgccaatgaactttttttttttatatctcccTCTCTAGAACGGTGTACGTTGACGAACGGATTATTGTAATGGAGAATCTTAAGTTACGTGGCTATAGTATAGGAGATGTAAAGCAAGGTCTGAATGAAAGTCAATGCCTGTTGGTTCTAAGAAAGTTGGGAAAATTTCACGCCGTCTCCATGGTTTTGTATGGGAAGGTGATCGGGCTTGTTTGTTCCTGTAGTCTTGTAAATTATTATTTTGCTTATTCTATTATAGAATCCAGACATATTTCGTTTTCACTTGCCTGGAAATATATCAGACCATCCTTCACCGATGCATATGATATATAAAGCTTGTGTTAAAACTACCATTGAATATTGCAATGCTACCGAAGATCTGAAGAAGTTCGTACCGAAATTGGAAGTCTTTGGTCAGAGCATTATAGCTAAACTAATAAATGTATACAGCCGCAATCTGAACGATAGGTATCATGTTCTAAATCATGGTGATGTTTGGGTTAACAATTTAATGTTTCATGCTCACGAGCCGGATGTGCTATTTGTAAGTCTCTATTGTAACTTTTACCATGAAAACTATTtacgaatttttaaatttaagattGACTTTCAAGAGGGATTTTATGGATCTCCaggaatcgatttgaactaccTAATATTTACCTCGTTGCAAGCAGATGTATTTCAATGTCATTTCGATGACTTAGTGCTAGCATATCATCAATCACTGTGTGACACCCTTGTCGAGCTCAACTATCAACACCGTATACCAACATTAGACGATGTCAAAAAGGAAATTTATTCCAAAGGATTTCATGGTGAGCTTCatgaaaaataacaacaaatttaagtttgaaaatttttttgtttgtctgctTCAATCAGGCCTAGCAACTGCCACCTGCTTATTGCCGATATTGATTAACGAAAATACTGAATTGGCGGACCCCGAAAACTTTGTCTTAGAGACTGATGAGGCTATACAAAACAGacgtaaaatattttataatcaaAATTTTGGCGATCGTTTAAAAATATTCCTAAAGTTTTTTGAAGACTTTGgtattttataaaaacaaaatatattgaaaaaattgccCACACTATTTTGGTTTCCGCTTTTTATAATTACGTGGTATCCAATTCTAAATTAAAAATTGGCTATTGCCGTTAAGTACTACCATTTTTAATGATCTTCTTTTCATTTGTTCTTCGAAGTTatgattaaaaattatttagatATTAAATAAAGTTTAGGAATTCTTCATCTTTTTGCCAACAACAGGCTCAAACGTATGGCTTTTCAGTTAAAGGCAATTTTTGTTGGGTATTTACGACACACAAAACACTTTTGttacaaagttttatttttattgtaactGTGCAACGTTTCGctccaacatatcaaacgttaaccATAAATGAAGAATTATTGAACGTAAGTGACTTAGTTTACTGTGAATCATTTATCCACTTCACCAACGGTAAAGACATTTTTCATGGCAAAAATTTGTCGATAGCCACAAACAACTATTTCTCTCTACTACAAAGAGAGGTTGAGTATATGAGCGTACAGTAACAATCTTGTACACATAACTTTGCTTTTTGACTGAGCGATCATTACTTTTTGAAGAGCAGACAGTATGTTGAGAAGGGGCCTAATTCTGGCATTCGTTATCGAGCGAATTTTTGTTCGAAGATTAATTCCGTTCCATGAGTTCAAATTGGATCATGGCCTACGATCGTAATTCGTCATAAAGATATCGAATTCGAGGAAGAAAAATTGATACGCCGAGCATATTTTGCCATCTCAATGGCAAACAAAGCAAATGAAGGTtgttaaaaaaagttattacttctaaaaaagtaaataaaacacGTTCTAACAAAACTGTTTTCTTTAATGATATGTTACTGTTTTTACACTATAAATTGCTGTTTTATGTGAAAAAGGACAAACAAAATATGTGGATTAAGTCTCCCCTAGCACAGCCAAGAGTGCTTGTTTGATGTTAGTTTTTTCGGGCAAGCACAAGAAGAACAACAGCCAAAGTACAATTGGATAAGTGAGAaccttttccttgaaaattATCCTGCTGCCTTAAATTTAGTGGTTAAATGAGACAACTTTTGGTTTGGTCATGTTGGTAGATAATTTGATAATTTGCTTTGGCGAATTTGGCTTAAgcacaaagttaatttttgtccaatgtaagggaccaaaaaagtgaatattttataattattgttttattttatgacaTAAATACTTC
This Stomoxys calcitrans chromosome 2, idStoCalc2.1, whole genome shotgun sequence DNA region includes the following protein-coding sequences:
- the LOC106089560 gene encoding uncharacterized protein LOC106089560; translation: MDTTPFAPDTVSQCGPTWLDLEYIKKIIQRYTNNQLVEIKSFKVSSATAKGENYLSALYMLDVRYKNNVDDESETWERSFMLKTRLENELVEQLEEHLDVFVREAQYYTAISDEIDKLLGADVSIFGPKTVYVDERIIVMENLKLRGYSIGDVKQGLNESQCLLVLRKLGKFHAVSMVLYGKNPDIFRFHLPGNISDHPSPMHMIYKACVKTTIEYCNATEDLKKFVPKLEVFGQSIIAKLINVYSRNLNDRYHVLNHGDVWVNNLMFHAHEPDVLFIDFQEGFYGSPGIDLNYLIFTSLQADVFQCHFDDLVLAYHQSLCDTLVELNYQHRIPTLDDVKKEIYSKGFHGLATATCLLPILINENTELADPENFVLETDEAIQNRRKIFYNQNFGDRLKIFLKFFEDFGIL